In the genome of Thermodesulfobacteriota bacterium, the window TCGACCACCCCGATCGCCCCGGAGGGGCAGTGGGCCACGCATGTTCCGCAGGCGGTGCAGCCTTCCGGATCGACGGCCGGGCCGACCGTCGAGTGCTGCACGAGCTTCCCGGCACGGGAGGCGCATCCCATCCCGAGGTTCTTCAGCGCCCCGCCGAAGCCGCTCAACTCGTGCCCCTTGAAATGGCTCGCCACGACCATCGCATCGGCGCGGGCGATCTCGGCGCCGATGGAAACCTCCCGGCATTCCCGCCCGTCCACCGGGACGCGGACGAAGCTCTCCCCCCGAAGGCCGTCGGCGATGACCAGGGGGGCGCCGGCGACGGAATAGGCGAACCCGTTCGTTATCGCGGTGGAAAGGTGGTCGACCGCGTTGCTCCGGGTCCCGACGTATAATGTATTGGTGTCGGTGAGGAACGGCTTCCCCCCGGCGGCGGCGATTTCCTCCACGATTCTGCGGATGAAGATGGGGCGGATGAACGCGGTGTTTCCTTTCTCCCCGAAGTGGAGCTTCACGGCGGTCAGCGCCTTGGGGGGGATCCGGTCCTTGAGCCCCGCGGCGCGCAGAAGCGCCCCGGTCTTGTCGAGAA includes:
- a CDS encoding DUF362 domain-containing protein; the protein is MAGTGTQSPVWITDLSARPGKGLLDKTGALLRAAGLKDRIPPKALTAVKLHFGEKGNTAFIRPIFIRRIVEEIAAAGGKPFLTDTNTLYVGTRSNAVDHLSTAITNGFAYSVAGAPLVIADGLRGESFVRVPVDGRECREVSIGAEIARADAMVVASHFKGHELSGFGGALKNLGMGCASRAGKLVQHSTVGPAVDPEGCTACGTCVAHCPSGAIGVVDMKAVISAAECIGCADCIVVCPEKTIHVDWNEASPLVQRKMVDHALGAVAGKENSTLYVNFVTQISPYCDCYGFNDRPIAPDVGILASADPVALDQACADLVIQAMGSDPFRKTHPTVDWTVQLSYAEEVGLGTREYGLKTL